In Fodinicola acaciae, the following proteins share a genomic window:
- the glpX gene encoding class II fructose-bisphosphatase, with the protein MGTHQGDPTVRNPEAPDRNLALELVRVTEAAAMAAGRWVGRGDKNGGDGAAVDAMRQLINGVSMRGVVVIGEGEKDHAPMLYNGEQVGDGTGPECDVAVDPIDGTTLMAKGMPNAIAVLALSERGAMFDPSAVFYMEKLAVGPDCAGVVDITAPVAENIKRIAKAKDTGVGDVTVCILDRPRHENLVKQVRETGARIQFISDGDVAGAISAARDTTSVDVLMGIGGTPEGIIAACALKCMGGEIQARLWPRDDAERRKALDAGHDLDRVLRTDDLVRGDNVFFCATGVTDGDLLGGVRYRRGGAATHSLVMRSKSGTIRVIDSWHSLTKLKAYSLVDFDQVP; encoded by the coding sequence CTGGGGACCCACCAGGGCGACCCGACCGTACGCAACCCGGAGGCACCGGACCGCAACCTGGCGCTCGAGCTGGTCAGGGTGACCGAGGCGGCCGCGATGGCGGCCGGCCGGTGGGTCGGCCGCGGCGACAAGAACGGCGGCGACGGCGCGGCCGTCGACGCGATGCGGCAGCTGATCAACGGCGTCTCGATGCGTGGTGTCGTGGTCATCGGCGAAGGCGAGAAGGACCACGCACCGATGCTCTACAACGGCGAGCAGGTCGGCGACGGCACGGGTCCGGAGTGCGACGTGGCGGTCGACCCGATCGACGGCACGACGTTGATGGCCAAGGGCATGCCAAACGCGATCGCCGTGCTGGCGCTGTCCGAACGCGGTGCGATGTTCGACCCGTCCGCGGTGTTCTACATGGAAAAGCTCGCGGTCGGCCCGGACTGCGCCGGTGTCGTCGACATCACCGCGCCGGTCGCCGAGAACATCAAGCGCATCGCGAAGGCCAAGGACACCGGCGTCGGCGACGTGACGGTCTGCATCCTGGACCGGCCGCGGCACGAAAACCTGGTGAAACAGGTGCGCGAGACCGGCGCTCGCATCCAGTTCATCTCCGACGGCGACGTGGCCGGCGCGATCTCCGCGGCACGCGACACCACCTCGGTCGACGTACTGATGGGCATCGGCGGCACGCCGGAAGGCATCATCGCCGCCTGCGCGCTCAAATGCATGGGTGGCGAGATCCAGGCCCGGCTGTGGCCGCGCGACGACGCCGAGCGGCGAAAGGCGCTGGACGCCGGCCACGACCTCGACCGCGTGCTGCGCACCGACGACCTGGTACGCGGCGACAACGTCTTCTTCTGCGCGACCGGCGTCACCGACGGCGACCTGCTCGGCGGCGTACGGTATCGGCGCGGCGGCGCGGCGACGCACTCGTTGGTGATGCGGTCCAAGAGCGGCACGATCCGGGTGATCGACAGCTGGCACTCGCTGACCAAGCTGAAGGCGTACTCGCTCGTCGATTTCGACCAGGTTCCATGA
- a CDS encoding exodeoxyribonuclease VII small subunit, protein MAEPNADIAELSYEQARAELAQVVQKLETGGVPLEESLALWERGEALADACQSWLDGARKKLDAARAARNA, encoded by the coding sequence GTGGCTGAACCCAACGCCGACATCGCCGAGCTGTCCTACGAGCAGGCTCGCGCCGAGCTCGCGCAGGTCGTACAGAAGCTGGAGACCGGCGGCGTGCCGCTGGAGGAGTCGCTGGCGCTGTGGGAACGCGGCGAGGCACTGGCCGACGCCTGCCAGTCGTGGCTCGACGGCGCACGCAAGAAACTCGACGCGGCGCGAGCCGCGCGCAACGCCTAA
- a CDS encoding carbohydrate kinase family protein: protein MSSPVIAVIGENIVDLVPAGDGLLQPILGGSGANTAVAAARLGTPTALLARIGSDAFGRQIRERLASDGVDGRFLVQAAQPSSLAVVSFDDQRRASYDFWVTGTADWQWQPGELPEKLPDSVRALLIGSIAALQPPGAAAIAAFAQRVAGPVTLAFDPNLRPSIVGTGPEVTATVERLVGMSQLVKVSDEDLDHLYPSRDPSAAVAQWAASGPALVVLTRGGDGAEAVAGDEHISVAAPKIELVDTVGAGDSFAGTLLHGLAGAGALGPGLSRALAESGLADAVGPAVRAAVVAAALTCTREGADPPTAAELATALTRYPQNRS from the coding sequence ATGAGTTCTCCGGTTATCGCTGTCATAGGCGAGAACATCGTCGATCTCGTACCCGCCGGCGACGGCCTGCTGCAGCCGATTCTCGGCGGCAGTGGGGCGAACACCGCCGTCGCGGCCGCGCGGCTCGGCACGCCGACGGCGTTGCTGGCGCGGATCGGCTCGGACGCTTTTGGCCGGCAGATCCGGGAAAGACTGGCCAGCGACGGCGTCGACGGCCGTTTTCTGGTGCAGGCGGCGCAACCTTCGTCGCTGGCGGTCGTGTCCTTCGACGACCAGCGCCGCGCCTCGTACGATTTCTGGGTCACCGGCACGGCCGACTGGCAGTGGCAGCCGGGCGAGTTGCCGGAGAAACTTCCGGATTCCGTACGCGCGCTGCTGATCGGCTCGATCGCGGCGCTCCAGCCGCCGGGCGCGGCTGCCATCGCCGCGTTCGCTCAACGTGTCGCCGGGCCGGTCACGCTGGCCTTCGACCCCAACCTTCGGCCCTCGATCGTCGGCACCGGTCCGGAGGTGACCGCCACGGTCGAGCGGCTGGTCGGGATGTCGCAGCTGGTGAAGGTCAGCGACGAGGACCTCGACCACCTTTATCCAAGTCGTGATCCGTCGGCCGCGGTGGCGCAGTGGGCCGCTTCCGGACCAGCGCTGGTCGTGTTGACCCGCGGCGGCGACGGCGCCGAGGCGGTCGCCGGCGACGAGCACATCTCGGTGGCGGCGCCGAAGATCGAGCTGGTCGACACCGTCGGCGCCGGCGACAGTTTCGCCGGTACGCTGCTGCACGGCCTGGCCGGCGCCGGCGCGCTTGGTCCCGGTTTGTCGCGCGCGCTGGCCGAAAGCGGACTCGCCGACGCGGTCGGTCCGGCCGTACGCGCCGCGGTGGTCGCGGCGGCCCTGACATGCACGCGTGAGGGTGCCGACCCACCGACCGCCGCTGAGCTGGCCACGGCGCTCACACGTTATCCACAGAATCGGTCCTAG
- a CDS encoding DUF4245 domain-containing protein, with product MSSSSVPSRANPMLRNMALSLGLLLVPIVALVLIWQWLSGGPATVDPSSAYDQARAANRYPVLEARGLSNWSVTRADVTLGSGGTATLRVGFISPTGGPARLVQSDVAVTTLLPDELGGVRPPVGARTVGGRDWQVYTGRDKERALVYQQPKYTVLVIGQMPDSELNALAASLRA from the coding sequence GTGAGCAGCTCATCCGTCCCGTCCCGGGCCAACCCCATGTTGCGCAACATGGCGCTCAGCCTCGGGCTCCTGCTGGTGCCGATCGTCGCGCTCGTGCTGATCTGGCAGTGGCTCTCCGGCGGTCCGGCGACCGTCGACCCGTCGTCCGCGTACGACCAGGCACGCGCCGCCAACCGCTATCCGGTGCTGGAGGCGCGCGGCCTGTCCAACTGGTCGGTGACCCGCGCCGATGTGACGCTGGGCAGCGGCGGCACGGCGACGCTGCGGGTCGGCTTCATCAGTCCGACCGGCGGTCCGGCGCGCCTGGTGCAGAGCGACGTGGCCGTGACGACGCTGCTGCCGGACGAACTCGGCGGCGTACGCCCGCCGGTCGGTGCGCGTACGGTCGGCGGCCGCGACTGGCAGGTCTACACCGGCCGCGACAAGGAGCGCGCGCTGGTCTACCAGCAGCCGAAATACACCGTGCTGGTGATCGGCCAGATGCCGGACTCCGAGCTCAACGCCCTAGCCGCCTCGCTGCGCGCTTAG